From Cheilinus undulatus linkage group 17, ASM1832078v1, whole genome shotgun sequence, one genomic window encodes:
- the LOC121525665 gene encoding astacin-like metalloendopeptidase: MTSEIMLHVLLSALLFAQLMGNADCGPIKEAKKALQEDWIMRALHYMERNPETLNELMSQDYTLTEGDIVLSADRNAVESVWMTREIPYLITEDLASRTEDILSAMAMLSEHTCVKFHNRTSETNYLIFKPSKGCASYVGFIGGEQPVFVGPPCTVGNIVHEILHALGFHHEHTREDREKYITVLNHNIMEGMERNFEKKPGETFGLPYDIISIMHYGREFFSSNGLPTIVPKGDVMEMGQRVKLTDMDIQRVRHLYSCDFPENTLEIESSEVVQQEDAHWSRFIYSDEISADKTEENHKTATTRPSAAMQQQTAASRGCKNTS; the protein is encoded by the exons ATGACCTCTGAGATCATGCTGCAtgtgctcctctctgctctgctgtttgctCAGCTCATGGGAAATG CTGACTGTGGTCCAATAAAGGAGGCTAAAAAAG CCCTGCAGGAAGACTGGATCATGAGGGCTTTGCATTACATGGAGAGAAACCCAGAGACTCTAAATG AGCTGATGAGCCAGGACTACACTCTGACAGAGGGAGACATTGTGCTGTCA GCTGACAGGAACGCCGTGGAGAGTGTCTGGATGACCCGTGAGATCCCATACCTCATCACTGAAGACTTGG CCAGCAGGACAGAGGACATCCTGTCTGCAATGGCGATGCTGTCTGAGCACACCTGTGTGAAGTTCCACAACAGGACGTCCGAGACAAACTACCTGATATTCAAACCCAGTAAAGG CTGTGCGTCGTACGTGGGCTTCATCGGAGGAGAGCAGCCCGTGTTTGTGGGGCCGCCGTGCACCGTGGGTAATATCGTCCACGAGATCCTTCACGCTCTGGGCTTTCACCACGAACACACAAGGGAGGATCGAGAGAAGTACATCACCGTCCTGAACCATAACATCATGGAAG GGATGGAGAGaaactttgaaaagaaaccTGGAGAAACATTTGGACTTCCTTATGACATCATTTCCATCATGCACTACGGCAG AGAGTTTTTCTCGTCCAACGGCCTGCCCACCATCGTACCAAAGGGCGACGTGATGGAGATGGGACAGAGAGTCAAACTGACAGACATGGACATCCAGAGAGTCAGACACCTCTACAGCTGTG actTCCCAGAAAACACTCTGGAGATTGAGAGCAGTGAGGTAGTGCAGCAGGAGGATGCTCACTGGTCCAGATTCATATACAGCGATGAGATTTCTGCAgacaaaacagaggaaaatcACAAGACTGCAACCACCCGTCCATCTGCAgcgatgcagcagcagactgCTGCCTCTAGGGGGTGCAAGAACACCAGCTGA
- the zcchc9 gene encoding zinc finger CCHC domain-containing protein 9, with protein sequence MTRWARANNIHKHKPAEATPWSRLKAGGGGGRGGGGGHQGGSGGSQGAKQGDHLRGTQPGGSAVKKTNKKKKEYDNEDVNGFLEYLKQSGQPLPKGEGGGRLEEEREIREEVETALKKDKRREDRRMKRQKDKKNKMLCFNCRKPGHGLADCPEADRDEEMGRGICYRCGSTEHEIQKCRAKVDPALGDYPYAKCFICGQTGHLSRACPDNPKGLYAQGGCCRVCGSVEHFQKDCPEHQAATNSVTVSWLSNNMSADYEEVHIPVKKVKPKQTKVVTF encoded by the exons ATGACGAGGTGGGCGAGAGCCAACAACATTCATAAACACAAACCAGCAGAGGCCACACCATGGAGTCGACTAaaggcaggaggaggaggaggaagaggaggaggaggaggtcatCAAGGTGGATCAGGAGGATCTCAAGGTGCTAAACAAGGAGACCACCTGAGAGGGACTCAGCCTGGTGGATcagctgtgaaaaaaacaaataagaagaagaaggaatATGACAATGAGGATGTAAACGGCTTCCTGGAGTATCTGAAACAGAGTGGACAGCCTCTGCCtaaaggagagggaggagggaggttGGAGGAGGAACGGGAGATCAGGGAGGAGGTGGAGACGGCTCTGAAGAAGGacaagaggagagaggacagaCGGATGAAGAGGCAGAAAGACAAGAAGAACAAAATG CTGTGTTTCAACTGCAGGAAACCCGGTCACGGTTTGGCCGACTGTCCCGAGGCCGACAGAGACGAGGAGATGGGCCGAGGGATCTGTTACCGCTGCGGCTCTACAGAACACGAGATCCAGAAATGTCGAGCTAAAGTTGACCCTGCTCTGG GCGATTACCCCTATGCCAAATGCTTCATCTGTGGTCAGACGGGACACTTGTCACGGGCCTGCCCGGACAATCCAAAAGGACTTTATGCACAAG GAGGCTGCTGTCGTGTTTGTGGTTCAGTGGAACATTTTCAGAAGGACTGTCCAGAGCACCAGGCTGCAA CGAACTCGGTGACCGTTTCCTGGCTGTCCAATAACATGAGTGCAGACTACGAGGAAGTCCACATTCCAGTGAAGAAGGTCAAACCTAAACAGACCAAAGTGGTGACGTTCTGA